The Candidatus Omnitrophota bacterium region TTTGACCTGTATGCCGAGAGATCTCATCGCCTTGGCCGTCCCTCCCGTCGACAATATTTCGACGCCGAACCTGTCCAACACCCTTGCCAGATCCTCCAATCCCGTCTTATCCGATACGCTTATCAACGCCCTCTTTATCTTCACCTCTTTACTCCTTTTTATTTTTTCCTTTTCACCCTATACCCCATACCCTAAACCCTATACCCCGACTGCCCATTACCCACCCTATTTTTTCGCCTTCCCCTGGTTCGCCACCGCCTCCATGGCCTTCTTCACCTCTTCGGGATCGCCCAGATAATAACTCTTGAGCGGCTTCAGCCGTTCATCCAGCTCATATACGAGCGGAAGCCCAGTCGGGATATTCAATCCGACGATAGCCTCGTCCGATATGTTGTCTAGATACTTGACCAGGGCGCGCAGGCTGTTACCGTGCGCAGCTATTATCACGCGCTTGCCCGATCTCACCACCGGAGCGATCGTGCGCTGCCAGTACGGGAGGAACCTCTCCACGGTATCCTTCAGGCATTCTGTGACCGGCAGCTCTTTTGCGGTCAATTCCCTGTAGCGCGGGTCATTGCCCGGATACCGCGGGTCCTTCTCTTCCAGGGCCGGAGGCCGGATGTCATAGCTCCTCCTCCAGGTCAGGACCTGCGCTTCGCCGTATTTGGCCGCCGTCTCGGACTTGTTCAGCCCCTGCAGGGCCCCGTAGTGCCGCTCGTTCAGGCGCCATGAATTGTAGACCGGTATCCACATGAGGTCCATGCCGTCGAGAGTGACCCACAGCGTCCTGATAGCCCTCTTGAGCACCGACGTGAATGCGACGTCGAATACGAACTTCTCCTTCGCCAATACCTCTCCCGCCTTCTTCGCCTCAGCCAGGCCCTTGTCGGAGAGGTCCACATCGGTCCATCCGGTGAACCTGTTCTCCTTGTTCCAGACACTCTCACCGTGTCTCAGAAGCACCAGTTTCGTCATACGCTTTTTCTCCTTCTATCCGAAGTTTCAGGAAGATGATTATAACACAGAATCGGCCGGAACGCAAACGACGCCGTTCCTAAAGCAGCGCGCTCGATACGGTGTCACAGAAGAGGAACCCTTTCCGCTTCAGGCATATGCCGGATGGGACATTATCCGTCTTTTTGTACTTGATCAGGTCCTTTTCCAGCAGGTCCGCGATCGCCTTCTTCCCGAATTTTTCGAGATCGAACCCCGTCTTTTCCGCGAACCACTTGAAATCGATACCGTCCTTAGTCCTTATCTTCAGCGCGGCCGTCTCCCGGGCCCTCTTCTCCGGAGACAACTTCTCGCTCGATCCTGCCGTGGAGGCCCCTTCCAGCGACAGTTTTATATATGCGCCGACATCTGCGATATTCTTGCTCCTGACCCCGTCGATATACGATACTGCCGAAGGCCCTATTCCCACATACGGCCCGTTCTCCCAGTAATTCATATTATGCGCGCACCGGCGGCCTTCTTTTGCGAAATTGGAGATCTCATACTGGCTGAACCCGCGGACCGCAAGACGGTCTATCGCGAATTCATACATCGATGCCGCGGCATCGTCCTCCAGCGGGTTCACGCTCCCGTTCCGGACAGCAGAGAATAACGGCGTCCCCTTCTCGTATGTCAACGCGTAACAGGATATGTGCGCCACCGGCATGCTGACCGCCTTTTCGAGGTCCTTTTCCCAATCCCCGGCAGTTTCGCCCCATACGCCGAATATGATATCTATGCTCAAGTTGACGAACCCTCTTCGCGCAGCCATCATGACCGAATCTTCCGCCGCACGCGACGAGTGGATCCTGCCCAGGGCCTTAAGTTTCCTGTCCCTGAAGGACTGTACGCCGATGCTCAGGCGGTTCACGCCGCAATCGGACAGTATCCTCAATTTCTCATCGTTTATGCTCTCCGGGTTCGCCTCCACCGTGAACTCCGAATGGCTGCCGGCCCTCTTCCGCCCGAGCGCCCTCAGGAGCCGTTCCAGCGGGTCCCTGTCAAGCGCCGTGGGCGTCCCGCCGCCGACATAGATAGTGGAAAAACCGCCGGCGAGTCCCTCTATCCGCGCAACGGCTGTCCTTATATACTCTGATGCAAGGCCGGCATCGCATATAACGCTGTAGAAATCACAGTAGATGCACTTTCTCTTGCAGAACGGTATGTGTACATAAAGGGACGTCGTCATACAGGGATATATTATAAAAGAAAACGGATGATTATTCCAGAGGGATATAAAATGAAAGAGGCGCCTTTTCCAAGGCGCCTCTTTACTATATTAAAAACTACAGCTCTTATTTCTTCATCTTATTCAGGAAATCCTGCATCGCCTTCCCGGCTATCTCCTTGCAGCCGAGACCGAATGCGATCGCTATACCCAGACCTATCGCGGCCAGAATGACATTGACCGCCAGCGCGATCAGGGCCGTCGCTATATTCAGCTGCTCAACGGCTATGATTATCGCGAATATGATCAATACCGTCTGAGTCACCTGTCCCAGCATCTTCGCGCCGTCTATCCCCGCGTTCGAGGCAGAGGTGCGGACTATCGTTGAAACGAAGCCCGCAAGGAACGATCCGAGGACGAGGACGAATATCGCCGCCAGTATATTAGGCACATATTCGACCAGCCTTGATATCAGGGCCGCTGCCACGGTAAGGTTCAGCGCATTAAGGGCCGTCGCAATGACGATCAGGATCACGAGCCAGTACACGATCGCTCCGATAAGCTCCGAAAGCGTCGCCTTTATATCGCCCTTTGCAAGGATATTAGATACACCGGCCTTATCGCTCGCTACGTCAAGGCGTACCGCCTTGAGCACCCTTACGGTCACCGCTTCTAGCAATTTTGCGATCAGCCATCCTACAACGAGGATCAGGATCGCCCCTATTAATGTGGGAATATAACTCCATATTTTAATGAGCATCGCCTTTACGGGATCAGCAACAACTACGGTCATCCAATTCATACTTCACCCCCTTTTTTTATGCTTCGATCGCGCCCAAGCATAAAAAGGCATACCTTGGGCATATCGAAGGAATTTATTTATTATAAAGTTTACCACAAAATCCTGTTTTGACAAGGTCTTGCGCTAAAATTTATATTATCCGCACCTTACCCGCACTTGGAATAGCCGCAGGACTTGCAGACCATACACCCTTCAATATGCCATAAGGCGCTGCCGCAATCCGGACATACGCCTACTATATTACCTGTCTTTAAAGCGGTATCTTTGGCGCCTGCCGCGCGCGTTTCACCCTGCTCTATGGCCGCAGAGGGGGCCGCGGGACCGCCTGACTGCTCATAAGAGAAGGCCTTGGTCTCCTGGACAGGGCCCGCCTTTATACCCTGGATCCTCCGCTCCACAGCGCGCGCTATTGCATCGCTGCAGGAAAAGATCCTTCCGCCCTTCTCCCAGCTGGGGGACGGGCACCGGATGCCCCTGAGCTGCTCTATTATGGAATTTATCTCTATTCCGCTCCTGAGGGCCAGCGAAACGAGGCGCCCTATAGCCTCAAGCTGGCTCATGGCGCAGCCGCCCGCCTTACCCATAGACATGAATACTTCAAACGGAAGCCGCTGCTCATCTTCGTTTATGGTAATGTACAGGTTACCGCACCCGGTCGCGATCTTTGAGGTCGTTCCCGTGGTCACGGGAGGCCTCGGCCTGGGTATTATCTTCGCGGGGGCGGCCTTCTTATCTGTCCCGTGCGGGGCCGAGGGCTTGCTCAGAACCTGCTCGTCCCTTGACCTGTCACGGTAGATGGTCACACCCTTACAGCCGGTCTCGTAAGCGAGCATATAGACTTCCTTCACATCCTCGATCGATGCATCATGGGGAAAATTGACCGTCTTCGAAACGGCGTTGTTGGTGTATTTCTGGAATGCGGCCTGCATGCGGATATGCCATACGGGCGTTATGTCATGTGCCGTGACGAATACATCCTTCACATCCTGGGGTATCTCATCGAATTCCCTGATGCTCCCTTTCTGCGCTATCAGCTGCATCAATTCCGGAGAGTAGAAGCCCCGCTTTTCGGCGACCTCCCTGAAATAAGGGTGGACCTCCACAAGCTTCACGTTGTCCATGATGTTCCTGATATACGATATGGCAAATACGGGTTCTATGCCGCTTGACGAATTGGATATTATGGATAACGTGCCTGCAGGCGCTATGGTGGTAAGCGTCGCGTTCCTGAGCGGACGCGCACCCGGGAGGTCGTATACACTGCCTTTAAAATTGGGGAATGCGCCCCGCTCCGCCGCAAGGTCCTCCGACGCGCGTGTCGCTTCATCGAGGATGAACTTCATCACCTTCTCGGCAAGATGTATGGCCTCTTCGGAATCGTACCGCATGCCGAGCATCAGCAGCATGTCGGCAAAACCCATGACGCCGAGCCCTATCTTACGGTTCGATTTGGTAGTATCCTCTATCCTCTTGAGCGGATAGGCGTTCATATCTATGACGTTGTCAAGGAAGTGCACGGCCTTTCTCGCCGTCTCGCCGAGCAGGTTCCAGCTTACCTCGCCGTCGCATACCATCCTGGATAAGTTTATCGAACCGAGGTTACAGCTCTCGTACGGCAGGAGCGGCTGTTCGCCGCACGGATTCGTCGATTCGATCTCTCCGGCCTTCGGTGTGGGGTTGTATCTGTTTATCCTGTCCAAAAATATGATGCCCGGTTCTCCGTTCTTCCACGCCATCTTTACCATCAGGCTGAATACATCCCTGGCGTTCAGTTTAGAGATCGGTTTTTTCGTATGCGGGTCGATAAGGTCGTACTCCTCGCCGCGTATCGCCTTCTTTATAAAATCTTCCGTGACGGCTATCGATATATTGAAGTTGGTGATCTCTTTGTCGTTCTCTTTGCAGGATATGAATTCGAGGATATCCGGATGGTCGACCCGGAGTATCCCCATATTCGCGCCGCGGCGCGTCCCTCCCTGCTTCACCGCCTGTGTGGCCGCGTTGAAGACCTTCATAAAAGAGACCGGGCCGCTCGATACGCCGCCCGTGGAACGGACCGGAGAATTTTTTGCGCGCAGACGCGAGAAGCTGAAACCGGTACCTCCGCCGGATTTATGTATCATCGCGGTATCTTTGATGGCCCCGAATATGGACTCCATCGAATCTTCTATCGATAGCACGAAACAGGCCGACAGCTGCTGCAGGTCCCTGCCGGCATTCATCAATGTGGGCGAGTTCGGCAGGAACTCCAGCTTCGTCATCATCTCGAAAAACTCTTCTTCGCTCTTTGCCGCCGTCTCCTTATCATTACAGTAGTATAAGTCCGCCGTCGCTATGTTCTTTGCTACGCGACGGAACATGTCTTCAGGCGTTTCGAGCGGTTTACCCGAATCGTCCCGTTTCAGGTAGCGTTTCTCCAGCACCTTCTTCGCGTTTTCGGAAAGCGCGGAGTTCACATCTATCGGTTTTCCCATATCACTCCTCCCGGTATTTTTCGACGTAAAAGATTATATCACATCCGGACAAAAAGTCAAGGACAAATACCATATATTGTGGGTATGTGGTGCTGACTATACAATTAGTAGTGGTATTCGAGGGCACTTAGAGAGAACCTTATGGCGTATTATCTATGAATCCGGACCGTTCAGTATCGACAAAAAACCCCCGGCGCATATGCTTTCTCGGACACCAGGGGGTTTTTATTCATCGTCTATATAAAAAGAGTTGCCTTCTTACTTCTTCTCTTCTTTTTTGGAAGCGGCCTCGTCCCTTATCTCACTGATACCTGCGATAACCGCTATTATGCCGCCGAATATCAGCATGGCCGGTATGGAACCTTTCAAGACAAGGAGAAAATCGCTCCACCATCCGATAAGTCCGGCAAATCCAAGAAGCGCAACGATGGCACCTATGATAACGCTCAGATATTTTCCCATCATCTCACCTCCCATCCTTAAGCAAAAAGGATAATAACACAAACGGATTTCCTAAGCAAGTAAAAAATCATTGATCTGCGCTTCCGGCGGCGCCGGTCCTGCGTTTCCTGAATTTTTCGGTCACCTGAAAGTGGATATACCGTCCGAGCATGAGGCGCGTCTGTGCGTCTATCGCGGGTATGGAACCGATCGTCGCCGCGATAAGCGGCGCCAGGAGCCATTGCGCGACCATGATGAGGTACGTGGCGCGCCTCACACCCTTGGGCCGCGGAGGCAGGAGACGTATGCTGAGGACCATACATATAAAAAGCGTGACCGCGGTGACCCTGAAGAGCGCCGCCGTTACGCTCGGGAGGTTGTATCCGATGGCCGTCTGCCTGAAGAGCACACCGCCGAGCAGGAGCGGCAGAGGCGTTATGAAAGTTATTATGACGGCCCACACCGCCCAGGTGTAGTGGCTCTCCAGGAGGTGGAATGCCCGCCTGATCTTCCTCCGGAGAGGTATCCTGTTCGGCTTCATGAAGGCCGTCATCACGTAAGGGAAATTCTCGACGCCCCATGCCCACCGCCTCTTCTGTTTATACTGCTTTATTATGGTCGGTATGATGCCCTTTGCGGTGGCGACGTCGAGAGAGACGGTCACGTACATGGGTATGACGGAATAGTCCCCGTCGAAATGGAGGAAACACTTCCAGTATATGGCGGAATCGTCGGATATCATATCTACGGGCCAGTAACCGACCTTGACGAGCGTCTTGAAGCTCATACTGTGGCTGGAGAAGGTGACGAACTTCTCCAGCCGCATCGTCTCGATCATCTGCATGAAGCTCGAACCGAGCTCTAAAAGACGCGCTATCGAACGGGCGTGCCAGATGTTATTATTGTAGACGGGTATCGGCTGGTAGCTGGCGTGGGTGCGTTTCGGATTCGTGAGATAGTGATAAGCGAGACAGCCGAAGTACTCGCGTTCGGCGCACGTGTCCGCGTCGAAGCAGGACATGATGACGCTTTCGTAATCCACCTTCCGGGGATCGAGGAACTCTTTAAGCGCCCGCGCCCCCCATGACGCATTGGCGCCCTTCGCCTTGACCTCGCCTGCCAGATTGTCGGGGTGCCTCACAAGGAGGAACGCGAAGAACTCTTTTTCGAACTTCGCCTTGAGCGCCTGCGCGTCTTTCCATACGGTCTCGCCGGCCCTCTCCTCCACGCTGAAGATGACGATCATCTTCTTCTTTGGATAATTGGCCTCTATGAGGGAACGGACCGAAGGCGTCAATATCTCCGGCCCTTCCTTATATATAGGGAACAGGATGGCCTGATATATATCCTCATATCTCATGCCGTTGACCGTGCCCAGGGAAGCGCACCGTTCGATCCAGTCGATCTTCTTCTCTTTACCCAGCCGCCTGTAAGCGAAGAGGAGAAGCGTGGTAAGGTACCCCACCCTTATGGCCCAGTACAGGTCGAATATTATTATGAAGATGGCGACCCAGACCGGCCTTATGATGGCCAGGACGAAGAGCGAGATGAGCGTCGTCCATGTCATAAGGCCTGGTATTATCTCGAAAAGGCGTCTGTAAGATCTATCTCTTTTCATCGGGCTCATCGAACTCTTTTTTGAACCTCTGCATAAGCTGGCTGAAGAATTTTTGCCTGAGATCCAGCCGGTGGAGAAAAGGTTTCCCCCATGCATCTTCGCTGTCCGTAAAGTAGAGAGAGTCGTTATTATCATCATAAAAAAGGCCGCGGGGTGATTTATAAAATTTGTACAGCATCACCGCGTTCTCCGCCTCGTTCCCGCTCAGTTCGACCACGTTGATGTCCTTCTCGGTAACGAAGACGACGTGGTTCGACTCCGAATACCAGAATACGCTTATTATGGAAGAAGACGTCTCTACGAGCTTCTCTACGGTGGCCGATTCCTCGCCGGTCGATACGCCGTCTTTATATCCAAGGCGCACGATCCATATGACATGATCGGTAAAATAAAAGAATTTTTGTCCGTCCGGGGAGAACCTCTTCCCCCGTATCCGGGAAGGCCATTCCGTATAGAGCGAAATTTTTTTATCGCCTGAGCCGTCTATATTTGCCTTCACCAGGCCGGCATCGGTCATATAATATATCGCGCTCTTATTGTCCGATATTATGAAGTCCCTGACCCCGTGCCCTCCTATCTTCTTCATATCCTGTTTGAGCGGGAACAGGACTATGTCATCGGCCTTGGTGACCATATTGGGGCTGACGGTCACATCCTTCTGCCACGGATAGAAACCGTCCCTACGGACCTCTATACGGTAAGTCCCGGGCTTCAACTTCTCTATCCTTGCCGGAGTGACGTCCCGGATCTCCTCCCCGTTGAGATATATCGCCGCCCCCGAAGGCTGGCTCTTTATGTAGATGATGCCCGTCTTATATATCTTAAAGGCGTGGAAATCTATGGAATACCCGAGGGAATACGACAGGACGATAGGGGCGAGCGCGAAAAATAACGATACGGAAAAATAGAAGGCCACGGCCCTCTTTATCCTGTCGCTTATGTGCATATCACTCTCCGCCCATGATCGGCCTAAGGCCGGTGACGCTGTAGATGAGCTTAAGGTTCGACACATCCTTCACGTGGCGCACCTCCTTCACGAATGAGCATAGCGCAGTGCCGGCCAATCTCAGGATACCCGATATGAGGAAAAGGGTCAAGAGCTTATATCCGAATAGAGGCGGCAACGTATTCGCGAGATATCCGCCGATGGCGGCGCCGAAAAAGATAGCTATGCCGTTCACGACGCTGAAATAAGCTATGCAGCGGGTGCGCTTTTCAGGCGTCACGGCGTCATATATGAAGTTCGACACGCTGAGGTTGAAACCGGACCAGAAGAACCCGGAAAATATCTGGATGAGTATGAGATAGACTATGTTGCTGGAGAAGAGCCAGAGCACCGGTATCACCGGGAAGAAGATGGATGTGACCCTCAGCACCCTTCTGTTCCCGACATGGTCGGCATGCCGGCCCCACGCGTTCATCAGGGAGATTATGGTCAGCGTCGACGCCATGCTGACGATCGCGTACTTTAAATAATTGAACCCGAGGTCACGCAGCATATAGACGGCGAAGAAAGGAGATGCCAGGAATACCGCAAAATTTGTAGCGGCCGCGAAGACGACGAACCGCCCGAAGTTCGCCTTTGGTATGCGTTTCAAAAAATCTATCAGCGTGAAACGGTGTTCATCTTTTATTATGAGGGGCGGCTCGTACATCCTCGTAAGAAAATACCACGAGCAGATCCTCGAGAGAAAGGCGACGGCGAATATGATGGTGAACCCCGCATAACCGGACCCCTTAAACAGATACAGCACGAACCCTGCCCCGAATATGCTGGATACGTTTATGATACCGAAGAGGCGGTTACGCCAGCCGAAGACCTTGCCGCGCTCTTCGGCCGGCACGTGGTCCGCCATGATGCTCGACCACGGCGGGAACGAGACGGCCCCTATCGAAACGAGGGCCGTATAAAATAGAACAAGATACGGGACGCGGTGCAGCTGGAACACGTACGGTATGGCGATGATGGGAAGCCACATGAGCGCATGAACGAGCACCGCCGTTGTCATGACGGCCTTCCGCGAACCGAACCTTTCGGAAAGATGCGGAGAATAGCTTTGGAGGAGGGAACCGACCAGGCCGGGTATGGAAGCGAGTATACCTATAAGGCCTACGCTCGAGCCCATGGCTATGGCGTAAGGCGTTATAAAATAGTCGCCGATGCCCTGGTTGACGCTTGCGAATATCCCGTCTTTCAGCGAATAGTTTAAACTCTTCTTTATCTTCTGCTCCATACCCTATACCCTATACCCTGACAGTCTATCTCTTCCCTATACCCCGCCACTACATCCTCGCTATCCTGAGCTGCCCACATCCCGCATCGATATCCTCACCCTTGGACTTACGATGCGTTACTTGCACGGATCCCGCCTTCAGGGTTTCGATGAAGAGCTTTATCTCGCGCGCGGAGGGCGGCTCGAACCCCTTCGCCTTTATCTGGTTATAGGCTATGGTATTTACCTTGCAATTGAGCCCTTTGAGCAGAGAGACGAGCTTCAGGGCATCGTCTTCGGAGGAGTTTATACCTTTCAGCAGTACATATTCGAAGGTCACGATACGGCCCGTGACGGCGGTATATTCCCTGCAGGTATCTATCAGTTCCGCCAACGGGTACTTAGTATTTATAGGCACCAGCCCGGACCTCACACGGTCATCCGCCGAATGGAGGGAGACCGAGAGTTCTACCTGGATACCCTCTTCCTCCAATTTCTTTATCTTTGGGATCATACCGCATGTCGATATGGTGATCTTCCTGGCCCCTATGCCGAACGCGTCTTTGTCATTAAGGACCCTAACCGCTTTCATCAGGTTGGCGTAATTGTCGAGCGGCTCTCCGATCCCCATGAAGACAAGGTTGGTAAGCCCAGGGAGCGGGTTCTTCTCTTTTACGGACAGGACTTCGTCGATGATCTCCGAGGCGCGCAGGTTCCTGACGAACCCGAACGGCGCGCTGGCACAGAAACTGCATCGGAATTTGCAGCCGACCTGGGACGAGAGGCATATCGTCCCCCGGCGGCCTTCGGGTATGAAGACCGTCTCTATGGTATTCCCGTCTTCCAGTTTGAAGAGATATTTGACGGTGCCGTCCGCGGAAGAACGCCTGGAATCGAGCAGGACGAGCCGTGTTATATGGAATGCCTCTTTCAGCTTCCGGCGCAGGTCCTCGGGCAGGTCGCTCATCTTGTCGAACGAGCCCGCGCCGCGCTTATAGAGCCAGCTCCATACCTGCGCGGCCCTGTACCGCCGGGCGCCGAGCTTCTCGAGGGCATCCTCAAGCTCTTTCTTCGAGAGGTCTTTTATATCGATCTTTTTCATCATCAGCTATCAGCTATCAGCTATCAGCAAAAACTTAAAAGCTGAAAGCTATCAATCGATCTTCTTCTTCGTGAAGACCTTGTAAAAGCAGAACGCGGTCAGGGCGAGTATGAAGATCCATGATGCTGCAAAAAATATCCAGCCGGAGATCTTCATGACCTCGCCCTCCCCTTCTTCCGCCAGGCGATCCTGACCATCACCGATAACGTGACGAATATGAATATGAGGAACCACCTAGTCGCGATTATGAACGGCCTGTCCGCCGGCGCAACGTTCTTCATAAGGACCGTTGGGATGCCTTCCTGGAATATCCAGGATCCCAGTATAAGTAATAAGAAGAGGGGCGTTATATATTTTATTATGAATCTGTATATCCCGGGTATCACCATGTCGGCGCCGTGGTGTATCTCCTGCCATGCCTTCTCCATGCCGAAAACCCACGCAAAGAGGACCGTCTCTACGGTCGCGAAGAGCACCAGGCAGAAGGTGCCGCCCCAGAAATCGAGCTCATTGACCACTCCCCTGCCCAGGAAGAATATCGCCGGCTGGCAGAGGATGAAGGTGGCGATACCGAAGATCTTCACCGCCCTCGCCCTGGAGATGTTAAATTCGTCCTCCAGGAATGCGACGGCCGGCTGGGCAAGGGATATGGACGAAGTTATGCCGGAGAGGAAGAGGAGGAGGAACCAGAAACATCCGAAGAGGGCGCCGCCCAAAAGTCTTTGAAATATCAGAGGCATCGTCACGAACCCGAGATTGAACGCGCCGCTTTTGGCTATCGGGCCGATATCGAGCGGTCCGAAGAAGACGAATGCCGCCGGGATGATGATGCTTCCGCCTATTATCACCTCCGCGACCTCGTTGGTGCTCACAGCGGAAAGGCCCGAAAGCACGACGTCATCCCCTTTGGAAAGGTAGCTGGCGTACGTCAATATCACCCCTATCCCTACGCTCAGGGTGAAGAATATCTGCCCCGCGGCGGCAAGCCACACCCTGGCGCTTTTTAATGCGCTGAAGTCCGGGTTCCATAAAAAACCGAGGCCGTTGATGATATTCCAGGCGGGTTTCGCCGGGTCGGGTGTGCCTATGGTAAGCACCCTCACCATAAGTATGATGCCGAAGATGAAGAGTAAAGGCATGGCTATCTTACAAAGCCTTTCTATCCCGCCTTTTATGCCGTAATATATGACGGTTATATTCGCCAGGAAGGTTATGATGAAGAAGGTGTAGGCGCTCAGTAGCCCGGAGAAGTATCCGTTATTCTCCAGTCCCTGGAAGCCCCTCAGAAAGGCCTGCATGTCGCCCTGCGCAGCCGCGCCGGCGTACTTTCCGGTGAGGCTGTAAAAGCTGTAGGCGAGCGTCCACGATTCTATATATGTGTAATATATGAATATGACGAGCGGCCCGAAGATCCCTATGACACCGAAGTACTTTATGAAACGGTTCTTCTCCCACATCGTATGGAATATGCCGGGGGCCGTGCCGTGCTCGAAACCGCCGCCGTACCGGCCGAGCGTCCACTCTATCCACATGAGCGGGATCCCAAGCAGGAAGAGGGATATGAAATACGGTATCATGAAAGCGCCGCCTCCGTTCGAGGCGGCCTGCACCGGAAATCTCAGGAAGTTCCCTAAACCGACCGCGCTCCCGGCAACGGCCATTATTATACCGAGCCGCGTGCCCCACGCCTGCCGTTTCTTAGCCATAAATATAGAGGCCCTCGTTTTGAATCATTATAAGCTAGAGGACCTTTATTTTCCAATGATTTTTTCCGCCTAAAAGCATGAAGGGCGGCCCATATAATGGTTGTATATCTCGTTCGCGTCAACAAATGTCACATAGAGATCCCGGTTGACATCGGCACGAGCAAGCTGCTTCGGAGTGAGCGTGATCTGTCCGTACCAATATTTATAGACCAGTAACGCGTCGCCCGGCGTGACCTGGCCGTCATCATTCACGTCACCGTCATGTTCATAGGTGAAACATCCGGTGTGTGCGGGGTTGCCTTTTAGCATGGGCCAGGTCATTTTGTCACTAAGACCGGGCGTAGTGTACACGCACAGTTTACTGTCAAAAAACGTCGTCCCGGCTACCTCGGTATCTCCGTCCCCGTCCATATCTCCCAACGCAAGGCCCCCGAAAGAGAAGACGAAATCGTCCGTAAGGGATATGGGCCAACCCTCTACACGCTTTCCGTCATGGTGCCATGCGTACCAGGCATTTATAAAAGACGGGGCGATGAGCTCCAAGTCGGCATCCCCGTCTATGTCCGCTATCAATACTTCAAGGAGCAGAAAATTCACCGCTACCGGCCAGCCGGGCACGATCGTCCCGTCATGATTTACCACTACCAGGCGTTGCCCGTATACGCCCACTCCCCCCTGTACCATGCCATACGGCACCACCACCTCCAGATAGCCGTCTCCGTCAAGGTCACCCACGGAAGGAGCGTTATAGAACGCCAGCACACCGGCTTCCAATTTACTCAGGTCAACCGGCCATCCGCTTACGCAGGTCATATCTTCATTCAACGCTACTATAGAAGCCGGCCTCTCCGATACTATGATCTCGCCTTTAAGGTCACCATCCAGGTCGGCAATTATGGGATCGGCATGATCATAAGTGCCCGGGCGGTGCCCTCTATAGTACAGCCGGTCACCGTAAAGATTATAAACTGAAAGGTAGGTCCTGGATGATACGACGATCTCCAGGTTTGGACTAAGATCGATGTTCCCTACGGCCGGCGTCACATTAGAGATCCCCCGGATAGCTGGCGCCCCGGTCAGTACGTCACCGTTAAAGTTAAATATCTGTATATATGTGGCCAGATTTTTGT contains the following coding sequences:
- a CDS encoding PEGA domain-containing protein; translated protein: MHISDRIKRAVAFYFSVSLFFALAPIVLSYSLGYSIDFHAFKIYKTGIIYIKSQPSGAAIYLNGEEIRDVTPARIEKLKPGTYRIEVRRDGFYPWQKDVTVSPNMVTKADDIVLFPLKQDMKKIGGHGVRDFIISDNKSAIYYMTDAGLVKANIDGSGDKKISLYTEWPSRIRGKRFSPDGQKFFYFTDHVIWIVRLGYKDGVSTGEESATVEKLVETSSSIISVFWYSESNHVVFVTEKDINVVELSGNEAENAVMLYKFYKSPRGLFYDDNNDSLYFTDSEDAWGKPFLHRLDLRQKFFSQLMQRFKKEFDEPDEKR
- a CDS encoding MFS transporter; amino-acid sequence: MEQKIKKSLNYSLKDGIFASVNQGIGDYFITPYAIAMGSSVGLIGILASIPGLVGSLLQSYSPHLSERFGSRKAVMTTAVLVHALMWLPIIAIPYVFQLHRVPYLVLFYTALVSIGAVSFPPWSSIMADHVPAEERGKVFGWRNRLFGIINVSSIFGAGFVLYLFKGSGYAGFTIIFAVAFLSRICSWYFLTRMYEPPLIIKDEHRFTLIDFLKRIPKANFGRFVVFAAATNFAVFLASPFFAVYMLRDLGFNYLKYAIVSMASTLTIISLMNAWGRHADHVGNRRVLRVTSIFFPVIPVLWLFSSNIVYLILIQIFSGFFWSGFNLSVSNFIYDAVTPEKRTRCIAYFSVVNGIAIFFGAAIGGYLANTLPPLFGYKLLTLFLISGILRLAGTALCSFVKEVRHVKDVSNLKLIYSVTGLRPIMGGE
- the rlmN gene encoding 23S rRNA (adenine(2503)-C(2))-methyltransferase RlmN, whose amino-acid sequence is MMKKIDIKDLSKKELEDALEKLGARRYRAAQVWSWLYKRGAGSFDKMSDLPEDLRRKLKEAFHITRLVLLDSRRSSADGTVKYLFKLEDGNTIETVFIPEGRRGTICLSSQVGCKFRCSFCASAPFGFVRNLRASEIIDEVLSVKEKNPLPGLTNLVFMGIGEPLDNYANLMKAVRVLNDKDAFGIGARKITISTCGMIPKIKKLEEEGIQVELSVSLHSADDRVRSGLVPINTKYPLAELIDTCREYTAVTGRIVTFEYVLLKGINSSEDDALKLVSLLKGLNCKVNTIAYNQIKAKGFEPPSAREIKLFIETLKAGSVQVTHRKSKGEDIDAGCGQLRIARM
- a CDS encoding sodium-dependent transporter is translated as MAKKRQAWGTRLGIIMAVAGSAVGLGNFLRFPVQAASNGGGAFMIPYFISLFLLGIPLMWIEWTLGRYGGGFEHGTAPGIFHTMWEKNRFIKYFGVIGIFGPLVIFIYYTYIESWTLAYSFYSLTGKYAGAAAQGDMQAFLRGFQGLENNGYFSGLLSAYTFFIITFLANITVIYYGIKGGIERLCKIAMPLLFIFGIILMVRVLTIGTPDPAKPAWNIINGLGFLWNPDFSALKSARVWLAAAGQIFFTLSVGIGVILTYASYLSKGDDVVLSGLSAVSTNEVAEVIIGGSIIIPAAFVFFGPLDIGPIAKSGAFNLGFVTMPLIFQRLLGGALFGCFWFLLLFLSGITSSISLAQPAVAFLEDEFNISRARAVKIFGIATFILCQPAIFFLGRGVVNELDFWGGTFCLVLFATVETVLFAWVFGMEKAWQEIHHGADMVIPGIYRFIIKYITPLFLLLILGSWIFQEGIPTVLMKNVAPADRPFIIATRWFLIFIFVTLSVMVRIAWRKKGRARS